A stretch of Streptococcus sp. oral taxon 061 DNA encodes these proteins:
- a CDS encoding TIGR02206 family membrane protein, with protein MTLWELLFTSKKTVPPHLGAFYFLLPTSLVIIAVLSMRYASSKRYREFWYWGQLIQLLIINAWYIAARLPLSEALPFYHSRMAMWIILFAPDKTFFKQYFALVGVFGSIMALVYPVFYPFPFPHVSSVNNVFGHLALLANCLIYLVRYYKVEKGDTWKICQMTLGVNAIILIANLLTGGNYGFMSKPPVIGDHGSLLNYLIVTSLMTGILILINQLAKYKHKNS; from the coding sequence ATGACGCTTTGGGAGTTACTTTTTACCAGTAAAAAGACAGTCCCTCCTCATTTAGGAGCATTTTACTTTTTATTACCTACTTCTTTGGTAATCATAGCTGTTTTATCGATGCGCTATGCAAGCTCTAAACGTTACCGAGAATTTTGGTATTGGGGACAATTGATTCAGTTGCTCATCATCAACGCTTGGTATATTGCTGCACGTCTGCCCCTATCTGAGGCTCTCCCTTTTTACCATAGTCGCATGGCTATGTGGATTATTCTATTTGCTCCGGATAAGACCTTTTTCAAGCAATATTTTGCCCTGGTTGGAGTTTTTGGTTCTATCATGGCCTTGGTTTATCCAGTCTTTTATCCTTTTCCTTTCCCTCATGTTTCGTCCGTGAACAATGTTTTCGGACACTTGGCCCTCTTGGCTAACTGCTTGATTTATCTTGTTAGATATTATAAAGTTGAAAAAGGGGATACTTGGAAAATATGCCAGATGACTCTTGGAGTTAATGCCATTATCTTGATAGCCAACCTCTTGACAGGAGGAAATTATGGCTTTATGAGCAAGCCGCCTGTGATTGGGGATCATGGTAGTTTGCTTAACTATTTGATAGTGACCAGTTTGATGACAGGTATTCTCATCCTTATCAATCAACTCGCTAAATATAAACATAAGAATAGTTAA
- the accD gene encoding acetyl-CoA carboxylase, carboxyltransferase subunit beta, whose protein sequence is MALFSKKDKYIRINPNRSTVNQPQIKPEVPDELFSQCPGCKYTIYQKDLGSERICPHCGYTFRISAQERLALTIDMGSFLEMFTGIETQDPLEFPGYQKKLASMREKTGLDEAVVTGTALIKGEKVALGIMDSNFIMASMGTVVGEKITRLFEYATAEKLPVVLFTASGGARMQEGIMSLMQMAKISAAVKRHSNAGLFYLTILTDPTTGGVTASFAMEGDIILAEPQSLVGFAGRRVIENTVREDLPEDFQKAEFLLEHGFVDAIVKRRELPDMIARLVRLHKGDCL, encoded by the coding sequence ATGGCTCTATTTAGTAAAAAAGATAAATATATTCGAATCAATCCCAATCGTTCGACTGTAAATCAACCTCAGATCAAGCCAGAGGTTCCAGATGAGCTCTTCTCCCAATGTCCAGGTTGCAAATATACGATTTACCAAAAGGACTTGGGGAGTGAACGTATTTGTCCTCACTGTGGCTATACCTTCCGTATTTCAGCTCAAGAGCGCCTTGCTTTAACCATTGATATGGGAAGCTTCCTAGAGATGTTCACAGGAATTGAGACGCAAGATCCATTGGAATTTCCAGGTTACCAGAAAAAATTAGCCTCTATGCGTGAAAAAACAGGTCTTGATGAGGCTGTTGTCACAGGAACTGCTTTGATTAAGGGTGAGAAAGTTGCTCTCGGAATCATGGATTCTAATTTTATCATGGCATCTATGGGAACAGTAGTTGGTGAAAAAATCACTCGTTTGTTTGAATACGCGACAGCTGAAAAATTACCAGTCGTCTTGTTTACAGCATCTGGTGGAGCACGTATGCAAGAAGGAATCATGAGTTTGATGCAGATGGCTAAAATCTCTGCAGCAGTCAAACGTCATTCCAATGCAGGTTTATTTTACCTAACAATCCTTACTGATCCAACAACTGGTGGTGTTACAGCTTCCTTTGCTATGGAGGGTGATATCATCTTGGCAGAGCCTCAAAGTTTAGTAGGATTTGCTGGACGCCGTGTCATTGAAAATACCGTAAGGGAAGATTTGCCAGAGGATTTCCAGAAGGCAGAGTTTTTGTTAGAACATGGCTTTGTGGATGCGATTGTTAAACGGAGAGAATTGCCAGATATGATTGCTCGATTAGTAAGGTTACATAAGGGGGATTGTTTATGA
- the efp gene encoding elongation factor P: MIEASKLKAGMTFETADGKLIRVLEASHHKPGKGNTIMRMKLRDVRTGSTFETSYRPEEKFEQAIIETVPAQYLYKMDDTAYFMNTETYDQYEIPVVNVENELLYILENSEVKIQFYGTEVIGVTVPTTVELTVAETQPSIKGATVTGSGKPATMETGLVVNVPDFIEAGQKLVINTAEGTYVSRA; encoded by the coding sequence ATGATTGAAGCAAGTAAATTAAAGGCTGGTATGACCTTTGAAACAGCTGACGGAAAATTGATCCGCGTTTTGGAAGCTAGCCACCACAAACCAGGTAAAGGAAACACTATCATGCGTATGAAATTGCGTGATGTCCGTACTGGTTCAACATTTGAAACTAGCTACCGCCCAGAGGAAAAATTTGAACAAGCGATTATCGAAACTGTGCCAGCACAATACTTGTACAAAATGGATGATACAGCTTATTTCATGAACACTGAAACTTACGACCAATACGAAATTCCTGTTGTAAATGTTGAAAATGAATTGCTTTACATCCTTGAAAATTCTGAAGTTAAAATTCAATTTTATGGAACTGAAGTAATCGGTGTAACAGTACCTACAACTGTTGAATTGACAGTTGCTGAAACTCAACCTTCTATTAAAGGTGCTACTGTTACCGGTTCTGGTAAACCAGCTACAATGGAAACTGGACTTGTCGTTAACGTTCCAGACTTCATCGAAGCAGGACAAAAACTCGTTATCAACACTGCAGAAGGAACTTACGTTTCTCGTGCCTAA
- a CDS encoding zinc-ribbon domain-containing transport protein, producing MKKLYTLIATFLLLLFVTPLQSIDAGVGHSRSGSSSHSSSRSSSSSRSSSSSRSRSNGSSSSRSSYRSGGSYSSLDGSLGTGMSILIMFGVGAFLLFMLIKYLSDQNSSSGKSYGSSPSYNAEPTLHRRVINNTLAIDRVRSGDPNFDADTFTSWVKEVYIQLQAAWTKKDWNLVRSLESASLYSQHSAQLEDYIQSQTTNILERVYVENVRIKDFYENPDGNDTLVVILSSTLRDYVIEDKTRKVIEGDPQKDLFTVYQMNFIRKHGSQTESSVQDEAVSDRCPNCGAPLKISAISKCDYCGSDITRSPNQWVLDTYEVVDEDELYN from the coding sequence ATGAAAAAGTTATATACTCTTATCGCTACTTTCTTGCTTCTTCTCTTTGTGACACCCCTGCAATCAATCGATGCAGGTGTTGGACATTCTCGAAGTGGTAGCTCTAGTCACAGTAGCTCACGAAGCAGTAGCAGTTCTCGAAGTAGTAGTTCTAGCCGAAGTCGTTCAAATGGTAGTTCTTCTTCTAGAAGCAGCTATCGTTCTGGCGGTAGCTACTCAAGTTTAGATGGTTCTCTAGGGACAGGAATGAGCATTCTTATCATGTTTGGTGTCGGAGCTTTCTTACTCTTCATGCTCATCAAATATTTGAGTGACCAGAATTCATCATCTGGTAAATCTTATGGCAGCTCGCCTAGCTACAATGCTGAACCAACACTTCACCGTCGAGTGATAAACAACACCTTGGCTATCGATCGTGTCCGTTCTGGGGACCCAAACTTTGATGCAGACACTTTCACTTCATGGGTTAAAGAAGTCTATATCCAATTACAGGCAGCCTGGACTAAAAAAGATTGGAATTTGGTGCGTTCTCTTGAAAGTGCCAGCCTCTACTCTCAACATAGTGCCCAACTGGAAGACTATATCCAATCTCAAACAACGAATATTTTGGAACGAGTTTATGTCGAGAATGTTCGAATCAAAGATTTCTACGAAAATCCAGATGGAAATGATACTCTAGTTGTTATCCTTTCATCTACTTTGAGAGACTATGTCATCGAAGATAAGACTCGTAAGGTTATTGAGGGAGACCCTCAAAAAGATTTATTTACAGTTTATCAAATGAACTTCATCCGCAAACATGGCAGTCAAACCGAAAGCTCTGTCCAAGATGAAGCCGTTAGCGACCGCTGTCCAAACTGTGGCGCTCCACTGAAAATATCAGCTATCAGCAAATGTGACTATTGCGGATCTGATATCACCCGTAGTCCAAACCAATGGGTTCTTGATACCTATGAAGTTGTGGATGAAGACGAACTATATAATTAG
- a CDS encoding SPFH domain-containing protein — translation MGFIRMAKEQIKGVVDVAKSAGINSLNDSKFKEAVVLPEHVSSEALAVKGILLTKDPDGVSRQGNQHTGLLTDGSVVIVPQGYVAILVNNGTFLGDVLEAGSHEWRSGENAWLLEKGGIKGTWENFKHRFSFAGQVVTQQEIIFVRIQPIAGNKFGTQNAVEYFSERYQQLLNIRFYGLFDIKISDPVLFYVSSISQQIEEHKPFTLQDIAQGTLRQNISPKIAIAISKFTNEYRVDIYSLNANQDTFNEIAKQEVNKVWTGLYGIEATNILLEDLSYDQESLELVRKLDSELVAMKYNTIEIEERRARNEALIAAANNEGNGNGMNMFMGMNLGQTLGGQLTQQAQPVSPNQTVPPVQPADPNQAFTPTQTASPEQVASPVETVIPEQPANSVETTNPEVTTPVQESTTQEVTTPSVETTSQEKPTNKNFYIEVDGKYVLVTKDEEGNIVPVN, via the coding sequence ATGGGATTTATTCGTATGGCCAAAGAGCAAATTAAGGGAGTTGTTGATGTTGCCAAATCTGCTGGAATTAATAGTCTTAATGACAGTAAATTTAAGGAAGCCGTTGTACTTCCAGAACACGTATCATCAGAAGCATTAGCTGTTAAAGGAATTCTTCTTACAAAAGACCCTGACGGAGTTTCTAGACAAGGTAATCAACATACAGGACTTTTAACAGATGGTTCTGTCGTAATTGTGCCACAAGGTTATGTTGCTATCCTTGTAAATAACGGTACTTTCCTTGGTGATGTTTTAGAAGCTGGTAGCCATGAATGGCGCTCTGGCGAAAACGCTTGGCTTCTAGAAAAAGGGGGAATTAAGGGCACTTGGGAAAACTTCAAGCACCGCTTTTCATTCGCTGGTCAAGTCGTTACTCAACAAGAAATCATCTTTGTCCGTATCCAACCGATTGCGGGTAATAAATTTGGTACCCAAAACGCTGTAGAATACTTCAGTGAACGTTACCAACAATTGCTCAACATCCGTTTCTATGGTTTATTTGATATCAAGATTTCTGATCCAGTCCTTTTCTACGTTAGCTCAATCAGTCAACAGATTGAAGAACATAAACCATTTACACTCCAAGATATTGCTCAAGGAACTCTTCGACAAAATATCTCTCCTAAAATTGCTATCGCAATTTCCAAATTCACTAATGAGTACCGAGTTGATATCTATAGCCTAAATGCTAATCAGGATACCTTCAATGAAATCGCTAAACAAGAAGTCAACAAGGTATGGACAGGACTTTACGGTATTGAAGCAACCAATATCCTTCTTGAGGATTTGAGCTACGACCAAGAAAGCTTGGAACTTGTTCGAAAACTTGACAGCGAACTCGTTGCAATGAAATACAATACCATCGAAATTGAAGAACGTCGTGCTCGTAACGAAGCTCTAATTGCGGCAGCCAATAACGAAGGTAATGGCAATGGTATGAACATGTTTATGGGTATGAATCTCGGTCAAACTCTCGGTGGCCAACTCACCCAACAAGCTCAACCTGTTAGTCCAAATCAAACTGTTCCCCCAGTACAACCTGCTGATCCAAACCAAGCATTTACTCCGACCCAAACTGCAAGTCCTGAGCAAGTTGCTAGCCCAGTAGAAACTGTTATCCCTGAACAACCCGCTAACTCAGTAGAAACTACTAATCCAGAAGTAACAACTCCTGTTCAAGAATCTACAACTCAAGAAGTAACAACTCCTTCAGTAGAAACTACTAGTCAAGAAAAACCAACTAATAAAAACTTCTACATCGAAGTCGATGGCAAGTACGTATTAGTAACCAAAGATGAAGAAGGAAACATCGTTCCTGTCAACTAA
- the gatC gene encoding Asp-tRNA(Asn)/Glu-tRNA(Gln) amidotransferase subunit GatC: protein MKITQEEVTHVANLSKLKFTENETAEFATTLSKIVDMVELLSEVDTTGVEPTTTMADRKTVLRPDVAEKGTDRDRLFKNVPEKENYYIKVPAILDDGGDA from the coding sequence ATGAAAATTACGCAAGAAGAGGTGACTCACGTTGCCAATCTTTCTAAATTAAAATTCACTGAAAATGAAACAGCTGAGTTTGCGACAACCTTGTCTAAAATTGTTGATATGGTTGAATTGCTCAGTGAAGTTGACACAACTGGTGTTGAACCAACGACTACCATGGCTGATCGTAAGACCGTATTGCGACCGGATGTTGCTGAAAAAGGAACTGACCGTGACCGCTTGTTTAAAAATGTACCTGAAAAAGAAAACTACTATATCAAGGTACCAGCTATCCTAGATGACGGAGGAGATGCCTAA
- a CDS encoding Asp23/Gls24 family envelope stress response protein: MGIEEQLGEIVIAPRVLEKIIAIATAKVDGVHSFSNKSVSDTLSKLSLGRGVYLKESEEELTADIYLYLEYGVKVPKVAMAIQKAVKDAVRNMADVELNAVNIHVAGIAPDKTPKPALKDLFDEDFLND; encoded by the coding sequence ATGGGAATTGAAGAACAATTAGGCGAAATCGTTATCGCCCCACGTGTACTTGAAAAAATCATTGCAATCGCTACAGCTAAAGTTGATGGTGTCCACTCTTTTTCAAACAAATCAGTATCTGACACCCTTTCAAAACTTTCACTTGGTCGTGGCGTCTATCTAAAAGAATCTGAAGAAGAGCTAACAGCTGATATCTATCTCTATCTTGAGTATGGTGTCAAGGTTCCTAAGGTTGCAATGGCTATTCAAAAAGCTGTAAAAGATGCCGTTCGTAATATGGCTGATGTTGAACTCAATGCTGTGAATATTCACGTTGCTGGTATTGCACCAGATAAGACACCAAAACCAGCATTAAAAGATTTGTTTGATGAGGACTTCCTCAATGACTAG
- a CDS encoding TIGR02206 family membrane protein: MHHFITRTQTTPPPIPIFWYGVMIGLLALSIYASLTYYKNPKFVRLFKWIQIAQLLALYTWYIGFSIPFSNSLPLYHCRLAMFAVVFLPDKWKTKQYFALLGASGAVFALGYPVFDPYDFPHITSFSFLIGHYALLVNSLVYLMNHYDKNLLKKYRIIAYTFILNLFLVGVNQVTGGNYGLLNTTPFIPDAPIWIKYLLVSIILSSALVLFDILFKKRWQKKIALEKIKF, from the coding sequence ATGCATCATTTTATTACAAGAACCCAAACGACGCCACCGCCTATTCCGATTTTTTGGTATGGAGTTATGATAGGCCTTCTCGCCTTGTCTATTTATGCTTCTCTTACTTACTACAAAAATCCCAAATTTGTTCGATTGTTTAAGTGGATTCAAATAGCGCAATTGCTAGCTCTTTATACCTGGTATATAGGCTTTAGCATTCCATTTTCGAACAGCCTGCCTCTTTACCATTGCCGTTTGGCCATGTTTGCAGTAGTATTCTTGCCAGATAAATGGAAAACCAAGCAGTATTTTGCCCTTTTGGGAGCCAGTGGAGCAGTATTTGCCTTGGGCTACCCTGTTTTTGACCCCTATGATTTCCCGCATATTACCAGCTTTTCTTTCCTGATTGGCCATTATGCTCTCTTGGTCAATTCCCTGGTTTATCTCATGAATCACTACGATAAAAACCTACTTAAAAAGTATCGAATTATTGCCTACACTTTTATTCTCAACCTTTTCCTAGTTGGGGTCAATCAAGTAACAGGTGGGAACTATGGACTTTTGAATACCACACCTTTTATTCCAGATGCCCCTATATGGATAAAGTATCTTCTGGTTTCAATCATTCTTTCGTCAGCCTTAGTGCTCTTTGATATTTTGTTTAAAAAACGTTGGCAAAAGAAAATTGCTCTAGAAAAAATTAAATTTTGA
- the gatA gene encoding Asp-tRNA(Asn)/Glu-tRNA(Gln) amidotransferase subunit GatA: MTFNNKTIEDLHNLLVSKEISATELTQATLDDIKAREEAINAFVTIAEDQALAQAKAIDEAGIDADNVLSGIPLAVKDNISTDGLLTTAASKMLYNYEPIFDATAVANAKSKGMIIVGKTNMDEFAMGGSGETSYYGPTKNAWDHSKVPGGSSSGSAAAVASGQVRLSLGSDTGGSIRQPAAFNGIVGLKPTYGTVSRFGLIAFGSSLDQIGPFAPTVKENALLLNAIASEDAKDSTSAPVRVADFTSKIGQDIKGMRIALPKEYLGEGIDPEVKESILNAAKHFEKLGAIVEEVSLPHSKYGVAVYYIIASSEASSNLQRFDGIRYGYRAEDATNLDEIYVNSRSQGFGEEVKRRIMLGTFSLSSGYYDAYYKKAGQVRTLIIQDFEKVFADYDLILGPTAPSVAYDLDSLNHDPVAMYLADLLTIPVNLAGLPGISIPAGFVQGLPVGLQLIGPKYSEKTIYQAAAAFEATTDYHKQQPVIFGGDN, from the coding sequence ATGACTTTTAACAATAAAACGATTGAAGATTTGCACAACCTCCTTGTTTCTAAGGAAATTTCAGCAACAGAACTTACCCAAGCGACACTTGACGATATCAAGGCGCGTGAAGAGGCTATCAATGCCTTTGTCACTATCGCTGAAGATCAAGCTCTTGCTCAAGCTAAAGCTATTGATGAAGCTGGAATCGATGCTGACAATGTTCTTTCAGGGATTCCCCTAGCTGTTAAGGATAACATTTCTACAGATGGTCTCTTAACAACAGCAGCCTCAAAAATGCTCTATAACTACGAGCCTATCTTTGATGCCACAGCTGTTGCCAATGCAAAATCTAAGGGCATGATTATTGTCGGAAAAACCAACATGGATGAGTTTGCTATGGGTGGTTCTGGCGAAACATCATATTATGGACCAACTAAAAATGCTTGGGACCACAGCAAGGTTCCTGGTGGATCATCAAGTGGTTCAGCTGCTGCTGTAGCTTCTGGACAAGTCCGTTTATCACTTGGTTCTGATACTGGTGGATCTATCCGCCAACCTGCTGCCTTCAACGGGATCGTTGGTCTCAAGCCAACCTATGGAACTGTTTCACGTTTTGGTCTTATTGCCTTTGGTAGTTCATTAGACCAGATTGGGCCTTTCGCTCCAACTGTGAAGGAAAACGCCCTATTGCTCAATGCGATTGCCAGTGAAGATGCCAAAGACTCTACTTCTGCTCCTGTTCGTGTAGCAGACTTTACTTCAAAAATCGGTCAAGACATTAAGGGCATGAGAATTGCTTTGCCTAAGGAATACCTTGGTGAAGGGATTGACCCAGAGGTAAAGGAATCTATCCTCAACGCTGCTAAGCACTTTGAAAAACTTGGTGCTATCGTTGAAGAAGTTAGCCTTCCTCACTCTAAATACGGAGTTGCCGTTTACTACATTATCGCTTCATCAGAAGCATCATCAAACTTACAACGTTTTGACGGTATCCGTTACGGCTACCGCGCAGAGGATGCAACGAATCTTGATGAAATCTATGTAAACAGCCGTAGCCAAGGCTTCGGCGAAGAAGTAAAACGCCGTATCATGCTTGGTACTTTCAGTCTTTCATCAGGTTACTATGATGCCTACTACAAGAAGGCTGGACAAGTCCGTACCCTCATCATCCAAGATTTCGAAAAAGTCTTTGCTGATTATGACTTGATTTTGGGACCAACTGCTCCTAGCGTTGCCTACGACTTGGATTCACTCAACCATGATCCAGTTGCTATGTACTTGGCTGACCTTTTGACTATCCCTGTCAACTTGGCTGGTCTGCCAGGAATTTCTATTCCTGCTGGATTTGTTCAAGGTCTACCAGTAGGACTCCAATTGATTGGTCCTAAATATTCAGAAAAGACTATTTACCAAGCTGCTGCTGCTTTTGAAGCAACAACAGATTACCACAAACAACAACCCGTGATTTTTGGAGGTGATAACTAA
- a CDS encoding acetyl-CoA carboxylase carboxyl transferase subunit alpha, producing MNIAKIVREAREQTRLTALDFATGIFDDFVELHGDRSFRDDGAVIGGIGWLGDQAVTVVGIQKGKSLQDNLNRNFGQPHPEGYRKALRLMKQAEKFGRPVVTFINTAGAYPGVGAEERGQGEAIARNLMEMSDLKVPIIAIIIGEGGSGGALALAVADRVWMLENSIYAVLSPEGFASILWKDGSRAMEAAELMKITSFELLDMKIVDKVISEVGLSSKDLIKQVKEQLRAELDELGKLPLDQLIEERYKRFRKY from the coding sequence ATGAATATTGCAAAAATCGTCAGAGAAGCACGTGAACAAACCCGCTTAACTGCCTTGGACTTCGCAACCGGAATATTTGATGACTTTGTAGAGCTCCATGGTGATCGCTCTTTCCGAGATGATGGTGCTGTTATTGGTGGTATCGGTTGGTTGGGAGACCAAGCAGTAACTGTTGTTGGGATTCAAAAAGGTAAAAGTTTACAAGACAATCTTAACCGTAACTTTGGTCAACCTCATCCAGAAGGCTATCGAAAAGCCCTTCGCTTGATGAAGCAGGCTGAAAAATTTGGTCGTCCTGTTGTAACCTTTATCAACACTGCGGGTGCCTATCCTGGTGTCGGTGCAGAGGAGCGTGGTCAAGGTGAAGCTATTGCTCGTAACCTCATGGAGATGAGCGATCTTAAGGTGCCAATTATTGCCATTATTATTGGTGAAGGTGGTTCTGGTGGAGCCCTAGCTCTTGCAGTAGCTGACCGTGTTTGGATGTTAGAAAACTCAATCTATGCAGTTCTCAGTCCTGAAGGATTTGCGTCTATTCTTTGGAAAGATGGCAGTCGTGCCATGGAAGCTGCAGAGTTGATGAAAATTACTTCTTTCGAATTGCTAGATATGAAGATTGTAGATAAGGTTATTTCTGAGGTGGGCCTATCAAGCAAAGATTTAATCAAGCAAGTCAAAGAACAACTCCGAGCAGAACTTGATGAACTTGGGAAACTTCCACTAGATCAACTTATTGAGGAACGTTACAAACGCTTTAGAAAATATTAA
- the gatB gene encoding Asp-tRNA(Asn)/Glu-tRNA(Gln) amidotransferase subunit GatB: MNFETVIGLEVHVELNTNSKIFSPTSAHFGNDQNANTNVIDWSFPGVLPVLNKGVVDAGIKAALALNMDIHQKMHFDRKNYFYPDNPKAYQISQFDEPIGYNGWIEVELEDGTTKKIGIERAHLEEDAGKNTHGTDGFSYVDLNRQGVPLIEIVSEADMRSPEEAYAYLTALKEVIQYAGISDVKMEEGSMRVDANISLRPYGQEKFGTKTELKNLNSFSNVRKGLEYEVQRQAEILRSGGQIRQETRRYDEANKATILMRVKEGAADYRYFPEPDLPLFEISDEWIEEMRTELPEFPKERRARYVSQLGLSDYDASQLTANKVTSDFFEKAVALGGDAKQVSNWLQGEVAQFLNAEGKTLEQIELTPENLVEMIAIIEDGTISSKIAKKVFVHLAKNGGGAREYVEKAGLVQISDPDILIPIIHQVFADNEVAVADFKSGKRNADKAFTGFLMKATKGQANPQVALKLLSQELAKLKENE, translated from the coding sequence ATGAACTTTGAAACAGTCATTGGACTTGAAGTCCACGTAGAGCTCAACACCAATTCAAAAATCTTCTCACCTACTTCTGCCCACTTTGGAAATGACCAAAACGCCAATACTAACGTAATTGACTGGTCTTTCCCAGGAGTACTACCTGTTCTCAATAAAGGTGTTGTGGATGCTGGTATCAAGGCAGCTCTTGCCCTCAACATGGACATACACCAGAAGATGCACTTTGACCGCAAGAACTACTTCTATCCTGACAATCCTAAAGCCTACCAAATTTCTCAGTTTGATGAGCCAATCGGTTACAACGGTTGGATTGAAGTAGAACTTGAAGATGGTACAACTAAGAAAATCGGTATCGAACGTGCCCACTTGGAAGAAGATGCCGGTAAGAACACCCACGGAACAGATGGTTTCTCTTATGTCGACCTCAACCGCCAAGGGGTGCCTTTGATTGAGATTGTATCTGAAGCCGACATGCGTTCACCAGAAGAAGCTTACGCTTATCTAACAGCTCTTAAGGAAGTTATTCAGTACGCTGGTATTTCTGACGTTAAGATGGAGGAAGGGTCTATGCGTGTGGATGCCAATATCTCTCTTCGTCCTTATGGTCAAGAGAAATTCGGTACCAAGACTGAGTTGAAAAACTTGAACTCCTTCTCAAACGTGCGTAAGGGTCTTGAATACGAAGTGCAACGTCAGGCTGAAATCCTTCGCTCAGGTGGTCAAATTCGCCAAGAAACACGTCGTTACGACGAAGCTAATAAAGCAACTATCCTCATGCGTGTTAAGGAAGGTGCTGCAGACTACCGCTACTTCCCAGAACCAGATCTACCACTCTTTGAAATCTCAGATGAGTGGATTGAGGAAATGCGTACTGAGTTACCAGAGTTTCCAAAAGAACGCCGTGCTCGCTATGTCTCTCAACTCGGATTATCAGACTACGATGCTAGCCAGTTGACTGCCAATAAAGTCACTTCTGACTTCTTTGAGAAAGCAGTTGCCCTTGGTGGCGATGCTAAGCAAGTCTCAAACTGGCTCCAAGGTGAAGTCGCTCAGTTCTTGAATGCTGAAGGTAAGACACTAGAACAAATTGAGTTAACTCCAGAAAACTTAGTAGAAATGATCGCTATCATCGAAGACGGCACTATTTCATCTAAGATTGCCAAGAAAGTCTTTGTCCACCTTGCTAAAAATGGTGGAGGTGCTCGTGAATACGTTGAAAAAGCCGGTTTGGTTCAGATCTCAGATCCAGATATCTTGATTCCAATCATCCATCAAGTCTTTGCTGATAACGAAGTTGCTGTTGCCGACTTCAAGTCAGGAAAACGTAACGCTGACAAGGCCTTCACAGGATTCCTCATGAAAGCAACCAAGGGCCAAGCCAATCCACAAGTTGCTCTTAAACTACTTTCCCAAGAATTGGCTAAGTTGAAAGAGAACGAGTAA
- the nusB gene encoding transcription antitermination factor NusB, protein MTSPLLESRRELRKCAFQALMSLEYGSDIETACRFAYTHDREDDEVKLPSFLIDLVSGVQAQKEELDKQITQHLKAGWTIERLTLVEKNLLRLGVFEITSFDTPQLVAVNEAIELAKSFSDQKSARFINGLLSQFVTEEN, encoded by the coding sequence ATGACTAGTCCATTATTAGAATCTAGACGCGAACTACGAAAATGTGCCTTCCAAGCACTGATGAGTCTTGAATATGGTTCTGATATTGAAACAGCTTGTCGCTTCGCTTATACTCATGATCGAGAAGACGACGAGGTAAAACTCCCTAGCTTCCTAATCGATCTTGTATCTGGTGTTCAAGCTCAAAAAGAGGAACTAGACAAACAAATCACTCAGCATTTAAAGGCTGGTTGGACGATTGAACGTTTAACCTTAGTTGAAAAGAATTTATTGCGTTTGGGAGTTTTCGAAATCACTTCATTTGATACTCCTCAACTCGTAGCTGTGAATGAAGCTATTGAACTTGCAAAAAGCTTTTCAGATCAAAAATCAGCCCGTTTCATCAACGGACTGCTCAGCCAGTTTGTAACTGAAGAAAACTAA